In the Diprion similis isolate iyDipSimi1 chromosome 2, iyDipSimi1.1, whole genome shotgun sequence genome, one interval contains:
- the LOC124414153 gene encoding inositol-3-phosphate synthase 1-B, giving the protein MEEMMIHVKSPNVKYTEEFLEADYEYHTTKVTKMDDKVLKYMVTPVATKLKIRTKLNVPKLGVMLVGWGGNNGTTITAALLANKKKLTWNTKDGIKKANWYGSITQSSTVKLGNSDGEDIYVPMSWMLPMVDPDQIEIDGWDISNLNLADAMERAKVIDYNLQIQLKDAMTEMKPRRSLYYPDFIAANQEDRANNIISGSKIEQLNLIRRDISEFKTTKNVDKVIIVWTANTERFAEVITGVNDTSENLLKSIEENHPEISPSTMFAVAAALEGCTFINGSPQNTFVPGAIDLAEKHKTFIAGDDFKSGQTKLKSVLVDFLVSAGIKPVSIVSYNHLGNNDGYNLSAPQQFRSKEISKSNVVDDMVQSNSILYEPGEKPDHCVVIKYVPYVGDSKRALDEYTSEIMLGGHNTLIVHNTCEDSLLASPIILDLVILAELFSRVSFKENDAENDNFITFHPILSILSYLCKAPLVPQGAPVINALFKQRAAIENILRACLSLPPENSMLLEHRVHFAKKL; this is encoded by the exons ATGGAAGAAATGATGATTCATGTCAAAAGTCCGAATGTCAAATACACCGAGGAATTCCTTGAGGCTGACTACGAATACCATACAACCAAAGTCACGAAAATGGATGATAAGGTGCTCAAATACATG GTAACTCCTGTAGCCACcaagttgaaaataagaacaaaATTAAATGTACCAAAACTTGGTGTCATGCTGGTTGGTTGGGGTGGCAATAATGGTACAACAATAACTGCAGCGCTtttggcaaataaaaaaaaacttacttgGAACACGAAAGATGGCATCAAGAAAGCGAACTG GTATGGCTCTATTACACAGTCCTCAACCGTGAAACTTGGAAATTCTGATGGCGAAGATATTTATGTACCGATGTCATGGATGTTGCCAATGGTGGACCCTGACCAGATTGAAATTGATGGTTGGGATATTTCTAACCTGAATTTAGCCGATGCCATGGAACGCGCAAAAGTAATCGATTACAATTTGCAAATCCAATTGAAAGATGCAATGACAGAGATGAAACCGCGCAGGAGCTTGTATTATCCTGATTTCATCGCGGCAAATCAG GAGGATCGAGCAAACAACATCATATCAGGTTCTAAGATAGAACAATTGAACTTGATCAGGAGAGACATATCTGAATTTAAAACTACCAAAAATGTAGACAAAGTAATTATAGTCTGGACTGCCAATACCGAAAGGTTTGCTGAAGTTATAACAGGAGTTAACGACACtagtgaaaatttgttgaaatcaaTAGAAGAAAATCACCCAGAAATTAGTCCAAGCACTATGTTTGCAGTAGCTGCTGCGTTGGAAGGA TGCACCTTTATAAACGGATCTCCACAAAATACTTTTGTACCTGGGGCGATTGACCTCGCCGAAAAACACAAGACTTTTATAGCTGGTGATGACTTCAAGTCGGGCCAAACAAAACTGAAGTCAGTATTGGTTGACTTCTTAGTTTCTGCTGGCATCAAACCCGTATCAATAGTGAGCTATAATCATCTTGGAAATAACGATGGCTACAACTTGTCAGCACCACAACAGTTCAGATCCAAAGAA ATCTCAAAGAGCAACGTAGTCGATGACATGGTTCAGTCAAACAGTATTCTCTATGAGCCAGGGGAGAAACCTGATCATTGCGTCGTTATTAAATATGTTCCATATGTTG gtgATAGCAAGCGTGCCCTGGATGAGTACACCTCAGAAATAATGCTTGGTGGCCACAACACGCTTATAGTTCACAACACTTGTGAAGATTCACTGCTGGCCAGTCCGATTATACTGGATTTAGTTATTTTAGCTGAACTTTTTTCACGCGTTTCTTTCAAAGAGAATGACGCTGAGAAtgacaattttattacatttcacCCTATTCTTTCAATTCTATCCTATTTGTGTAAAGCGCCACTCGTGCCTCAAGGTGCTCCAGTGATTAATGCTTTGTTCAAGCAACGAGCTGCAATAGAGAATATCTTGAGAGCTTGCCTGTCATTACCACCTGAAAATAGTATGCTTTTGGAGCATAGAGtacattttgcaaaaaaattatga
- the LOC124414161 gene encoding uncharacterized protein LOC124414161 — MSTFGAITDKELDYILQHGGLIPLDLPDSVRKLPDLPETSVPGSEDGNLLRKSTLPPVQQIQTGTIGLVEGQGVDQSLLEIRETAFEQIPEPPQEVPSTPTKRIRSSPGIDSHTTPTKKRRELDTEHGGVLAPVPPRIEPPSDSFTLESLIIDGQEGKKTNRRSKRSNIIDEITQIPPHRPDIYVQVIPKDIIQLPKDTANELLTIPSTSSRRWGNGLLDLYESMLLNPMSHSAIEPIPNPEVVLGPVSEIHTTTDITVDGLPIHGTLLENTSKTNGTKTIEQISIDHTIQVPQIDSWSVNVINDLPQPLPETSMNEPHVTSEMINDRPQSEIINSVYRDWFQNWADGHSRVPLNDKGIEKSPAVEVRVGSHRSKSSKTSTGSPIQSTANQTKSDLFGCLQGLWSRNQVLTFKDLVPTSSNTRKDAIRTFSSLLELHKSKQVKLLQAEPYGHIYIQEYSMY, encoded by the exons ATGTCGACTTTTGGCGCAATAACCGATAAGGAGCTGGACTATATACTTCAACACGGTGGATTAATACCTTT GGATTTACCAGATTCAGTTAGAAAGTTACCTGATCTACCTGAAACTTCCGTCCCAGGAAGTGAAGATGGAAACCTATTGCGGAAATCGACCCTTCCGCCTGTACAGCAAATCCAAACTGGAACTATCGGTCTGGTAGAAGGCCAAGGAGTAGATCAATCGTTACTTGAAATACGAG AAACTGCATTTGAACAAATACCTGAACCACCTCAGGAAGTTCCTTCGACACCAACTAAACGCATCCGATCGTCACCTGGCATTGATAGCCACACAACACCCACCAAGAAAAGACGT GAATTGGATACTGAACACGGCGGCGTCTTGGCACCAGTACCGCCTCGAATCGAGCCACCGAGTGATAGTTTCACTCTGGAATCATTGATCATCGATGGTCAAGAgggcaaaaaaacaaaccggCGTTCCAAGAGGAGCAAtataattgatgaaattaCCCAGATACCACCTCACAGACCAGACATTTACGTTCAAGTG ATCCCTAAGGATATAATTCAACTCCCAAAGGATACTGCCAATGAATTGCTCACGATCCCATCCACGAGCTCTAGACGCTGGGGAAACGGGTTACTCGATTTGTACGAAAGCATGTTGCTTAACCCTATGAGTCATAGTG CTATAGAACCAATACCGAACCCAGAAGTGGTACTTGGACCAGTCTCTGAAATTCACACAACTACGGATATCACTGTGGATGGGCTCCCGATACATGGAACATTGTTGGAAAACACTTCAAAAACTAACGGAACTAAAACTATTgaacaaatttcaattgaCCATACAATTCAGGTGCCCCAAATTGACAGCTGGTCAGTGAATGTGATTAATGATTTGCCTCAGCCGTTGCCCGAAACATCTATGAACGAGCCACACGTTACTTCGGAAATGATCAATGATCGTCCTCAGTCAGAGATCATTAACAGCGTTTACCG TGACTGGTTCCAAAATTGGGCAGATGGGCATTCTAGAGTTCCATTGAACGACAAAGGCATTGAAAAGAGTCCTGCAGTAGAAGTCAGAGTAGGCAGTCACCGATCTAAGAGCAGTAAGACTTCTACCGG TTCACCAATCCAGTCCACAGCAAATCAGACGAAGTCTGATTTATTTGGATGCCTTCAAGGTTTGTGGTCACGCAATCAAGTCTTAACATTCAAAGATCTGGTCCCGACTTCGTCTAATACGAGAAAAGATGCTATTCGAACATTCTCGTCTCTACTTG aacTGCATAAATCAAAGCAAGTGAAACTGCTTCAAGCCGAACCTTATGGACATATTTACATACAGGAGTATTCTATGTACTAA